One segment of Yersinia kristensenii DNA contains the following:
- a CDS encoding efflux RND transporter periplasmic adaptor subunit — MKKLFSLTLVAVAVISGLGGYLLGKPTADSTPAASANSDVTAESGRKVLYWYDPMSPGQRFDKPGKSPFMDMELVPRYAGETVEDGGVTISARQQQNLGVRTAAAEMRTLNYRLTGYGTVATDERSVQVIAARANGIIEQLYVRANQQPVTKNQPLAQLWVPDWSAAQQEYLAIRQLGDSALTAAARQRLQLQFMPEEVIRSVEKSGQPQTRVTLRSPANGYVNKLDIRAGSQVTATQSLFELASLDQVWILVDYPQSQASLVTIGSEIAATTASWPGETFHGKVSELLPNMDLATRTLKARITVENPQQKLKPGMYLNVQSAQTAALEPVLAIPQEALLLTGSRNTVLLAEGNGHFKPVEVSAGQTQDGWVEIKSGLSNGQQVVTSGQFLIDSEASLQSALPQMADTPETEAPAVENTAQAPADIYSVQGEVNAINGTTITLSHGPIAALKWGAMTMDFLLPPGKLSPDIHVGSEVNFTFTLNEQGAQIRHIQPVKANNSTDIHGSHL, encoded by the coding sequence ATGAAAAAGCTATTTAGCCTGACTTTAGTGGCCGTCGCCGTCATCAGCGGCCTCGGCGGTTATCTGCTCGGGAAACCGACAGCAGATTCTACGCCAGCCGCCAGCGCAAACTCTGACGTCACAGCAGAAAGCGGCCGCAAAGTGCTTTATTGGTATGACCCGATGTCCCCCGGACAACGCTTTGATAAACCGGGGAAATCGCCGTTTATGGATATGGAACTGGTGCCGCGCTATGCCGGTGAAACTGTGGAAGATGGCGGCGTGACAATCAGCGCCCGCCAACAGCAAAATCTGGGGGTACGCACCGCGGCGGCAGAAATGCGCACACTTAACTATCGCCTTACCGGCTACGGCACCGTGGCAACTGACGAACGCAGTGTGCAAGTCATTGCGGCGCGGGCAAATGGCATCATCGAGCAATTATATGTGCGCGCCAATCAGCAGCCGGTCACGAAAAATCAACCATTGGCACAGTTATGGGTGCCAGATTGGAGTGCCGCTCAGCAAGAGTATCTGGCTATTCGCCAATTGGGTGACAGCGCATTGACCGCCGCCGCCCGCCAGCGGTTACAACTGCAATTCATGCCGGAAGAGGTGATTCGCAGTGTCGAAAAAAGTGGTCAGCCGCAAACCCGAGTGACTCTGCGCTCCCCGGCCAATGGCTATGTTAATAAACTGGATATCCGCGCCGGTTCGCAAGTGACAGCGACCCAATCACTGTTCGAATTAGCCAGTCTCGATCAGGTGTGGATCTTGGTCGATTACCCACAATCGCAAGCCAGTTTAGTCACGATCGGTAGTGAAATTGCCGCTACCACCGCCAGTTGGCCGGGTGAAACCTTCCACGGCAAAGTCAGCGAGTTATTGCCCAATATGGATCTCGCGACCCGCACCTTAAAAGCACGCATCACCGTGGAAAACCCGCAACAAAAGCTCAAACCGGGGATGTACCTCAATGTGCAATCGGCACAAACTGCCGCGCTTGAGCCGGTGCTGGCTATTCCACAGGAAGCTTTATTGCTGACGGGCAGCCGCAACACCGTGTTGCTAGCGGAAGGAAATGGTCACTTTAAGCCGGTTGAAGTCAGTGCCGGGCAAACTCAGGACGGCTGGGTAGAAATCAAATCTGGGCTGAGTAATGGCCAGCAAGTGGTGACGTCCGGCCAATTCCTGATTGATTCAGAGGCTAGCTTGCAAAGTGCCCTGCCGCAGATGGCTGATACCCCAGAAACCGAAGCGCCCGCAGTGGAAAACACCGCGCAAGCACCGGCCGATATTTACTCAGTACAGGGGGAAGTCAACGCCATTAATGGCACCACAATCACCTTATCTCACGGCCCGATAGCCGCGTTGAAATGGGGCGCGATGACCATGGATTTCCTGCTGCCACCGGGCAAG
- a CDS encoding TolC family protein, whose product MNHLNHPQQGRPTAALRIGLIRLLLAAAFSLPAMGYAADITLEQALVSAERYSAELSANQHQVNALENMASSATQLPDPKLKFGIENLPVGGNNGRRFTREGMTMQRIGIMQDYVSHDKRQRKADTLSAEARKTAAGSETIRARLQRETAQAWLDLALTEQAVTDARVLVQESEKQVALQRAGVASGGALPSSVLDARLTLSAMQDRLTTAQRDVALAQTQLTQLTGIEVQHVSGTLPKFSRLPADINVLRDAIKQHPEILLASREAEVAKARSAQSAIAAIPDVGIEVYYAKRAEEYEDMAGVMVTVDLPLFRSQRQDKDYAADVSRSMEANDQLTLLTRDHRAQLDTLLAQYHATQQLWQRQTDEVLPLQKQRVNLMMAQYQSNKSDLSSVLEARRALLDSQLNASNAARELARTWAAIRYLTPQESAR is encoded by the coding sequence ATGAATCACTTGAATCACCCTCAGCAGGGGCGGCCCACCGCTGCCTTGCGGATAGGATTGATCCGCCTGTTGCTCGCTGCGGCGTTTAGTTTACCCGCCATGGGCTATGCGGCAGACATCACTCTGGAGCAAGCGCTGGTTTCGGCGGAGCGCTATTCAGCCGAGCTATCGGCTAATCAGCATCAGGTTAATGCGCTAGAAAACATGGCCAGTTCTGCCACCCAACTGCCTGATCCCAAACTGAAATTCGGTATTGAAAACCTGCCGGTGGGGGGCAACAATGGCCGCCGCTTTACCCGCGAGGGCATGACCATGCAGCGGATCGGCATCATGCAGGATTATGTAAGCCACGATAAACGGCAAAGAAAGGCCGATACCCTCAGCGCCGAAGCCCGTAAAACCGCAGCGGGCAGCGAAACCATTCGTGCCCGGCTACAAAGGGAAACAGCCCAAGCCTGGCTGGATTTAGCACTCACCGAGCAAGCGGTGACGGATGCCAGGGTTTTAGTGCAAGAAAGCGAAAAACAGGTGGCGCTGCAACGGGCAGGTGTTGCCAGTGGTGGCGCGTTACCCAGCAGTGTGTTGGATGCGCGCCTGACCCTCTCCGCCATGCAAGACAGGTTAACCACCGCACAACGCGATGTGGCTTTGGCGCAAACCCAACTCACCCAATTAACCGGCATCGAGGTTCAGCACGTCAGTGGCACCTTGCCCAAGTTCTCCCGCTTGCCTGCGGATATCAACGTATTGCGCGATGCTATCAAGCAGCACCCGGAAATTCTGCTCGCCAGCCGCGAAGCGGAAGTCGCCAAAGCGCGTTCGGCACAATCTGCTATTGCAGCCATTCCCGATGTTGGCATTGAAGTTTATTACGCCAAACGCGCCGAAGAGTATGAGGATATGGCGGGGGTCATGGTCACTGTCGATTTGCCGCTGTTCCGCTCACAACGTCAGGATAAAGACTATGCCGCCGACGTCTCGCGCTCCATGGAAGCCAATGATCAACTGACATTATTAACCCGCGACCATCGGGCGCAACTCGACACCTTATTGGCACAATATCACGCCACCCAGCAGTTATGGCAGCGACAAACTGACGAGGTTTTACCGCTGCAAAAACAGCGGGTTAACTTGATGATGGCGCAATATCAATCCAATAAAAGTGATTTAAGCAGCGTGTTGGAGGCCCGCCGCGCCTTGCTCGACAGCCAGCTCAATGCCAGCAATGCCGCCAGAGAATTAGCCCGCACCTGGGCCGCCATCCGTTATCTGACCCCGCAGGAGAGCGCACGATGA
- a CDS encoding copper-binding protein has protein sequence MSSLFNAVSTTISALFFAVILFSAPLFAATPSMADNMPMSHNHGAMMAENTATDTNSYHSSGQIKTWNANSVSIAHDAIPALNWPPMTMTFDLPNNRVAAPLPVGTQVTFSFRQTGQGYQLTAISAQQP, from the coding sequence ATGAGTTCCTTATTTAATGCTGTATCCACCACTATTAGTGCCTTATTTTTTGCTGTTATTCTTTTCTCTGCCCCCCTGTTTGCCGCTACTCCGTCGATGGCCGACAACATGCCGATGTCCCATAATCATGGGGCCATGATGGCTGAAAACACCGCCACAGACACCAATAGCTACCACTCTAGCGGGCAAATAAAAACCTGGAATGCCAATAGTGTTTCCATCGCCCACGATGCCATTCCGGCCCTAAACTGGCCGCCGATGACCATGACATTCGATCTGCCGAATAATCGGGTTGCCGCCCCCCTCCCGGTCGGCACGCAGGTCACATTCAGCTTCCGCCAGACTGGACAGGGCTATCAGCTCACCGCCATTTCAGCACAACAACCGTAA
- a CDS encoding TonB-dependent siderophore receptor, translated as MFDISGKKMPGKLPFRASYASKTLLLTSALTLIPVLPAFAATTAKEATATKEDKLVVVAKAGSGQQDDGFVAKNSSTGTKTDTPLIRTPQSVSVITSQQMQEQGATSVAQALRYTAGVVPEYRGGSNMNDEVIIRGFGYAPRFLDGLSYNSLGGARRGGQIDPWLLERVEVVRGPASVLYGQVNPGGLINMVSKRPTAESIHKVQVGAGNKSLAEAAFDFGGVLDDEGKVLYRLNGIGRTQDDAVNTYKQERFAIAPALTFIPNEDTTFTLLTSYQKEPKAGSRNFLPAIGTVFGTPYGKIPYDFNVSDPSFEQSEREQTSVGYALEHYINDTFKFRQNLRYSYNKQDYKYLVFMDLLADKRTMTRRPQIERQNTGEFAVDNQLQADFWTGQLNHTVLTGLDYKRTRIDSLFYMGKVLPAYNLDWVSPSYGLNIKDSDLSLNSSDLTKLDQVGVYLQDQIELDKWNFLLSGRYDWSQLKIMNRKSVTQDQQDSHAFTGRAGVLYAFDSGISPYVSYSTSFEPNTAKGAPGTGALDPKTARQVELGLKYQPPGSSTLLTTALYDLRQKNISEYDSALAYSVPIGEIQSQGIETQLNSEINDNINLIAAYTYTKGKVRETKNAAELGKMPSRTPNHSASLWGMYSFDKGVVDGLSTGVGVRYIGTSWGDGKNSFKVPAVTLYDWMMRYELGQALPAMKGTSLQVNVNNVFNKEYVASCAQMAACFYGSGRIATATVSYSW; from the coding sequence ATGTTTGATATTTCAGGCAAGAAGATGCCAGGGAAATTGCCATTCAGGGCAAGCTATGCATCAAAAACCTTATTATTAACCTCTGCACTAACATTAATACCGGTTCTACCGGCTTTCGCGGCGACCACAGCGAAAGAAGCAACAGCGACAAAAGAAGATAAATTAGTGGTGGTTGCCAAAGCAGGTAGCGGGCAACAAGATGATGGCTTCGTCGCTAAAAATAGCTCAACCGGCACCAAGACCGACACCCCGCTGATCCGCACGCCACAATCTGTTTCCGTGATTACCAGCCAGCAAATGCAAGAGCAAGGTGCGACTTCCGTGGCACAAGCATTGCGTTATACCGCTGGTGTTGTGCCGGAATATCGGGGTGGTTCTAACATGAATGACGAAGTTATCATTCGAGGTTTCGGCTACGCACCGCGTTTCCTGGATGGTTTAAGTTATAACTCGCTGGGTGGCGCACGGCGCGGCGGCCAAATTGATCCGTGGCTGCTGGAGCGCGTTGAAGTGGTTCGTGGCCCAGCATCTGTGCTTTACGGCCAAGTCAACCCAGGTGGCCTGATCAATATGGTCAGCAAACGCCCGACAGCCGAAAGTATTCATAAAGTGCAAGTCGGGGCGGGAAATAAGAGTCTGGCAGAAGCCGCCTTTGATTTTGGCGGTGTGTTGGATGATGAGGGTAAAGTTCTCTATCGCCTGAATGGGATTGGCAGAACACAGGATGATGCGGTTAATACCTATAAGCAGGAGCGTTTTGCCATTGCCCCTGCATTGACTTTCATCCCGAATGAAGACACCACTTTTACCTTGCTGACCAGCTATCAGAAAGAACCCAAAGCTGGCTCACGTAACTTCTTACCGGCCATCGGCACGGTGTTTGGCACCCCCTACGGTAAAATACCTTACGATTTCAACGTCAGCGACCCGTCATTTGAGCAGTCTGAACGCGAGCAAACCTCTGTCGGTTATGCCCTCGAGCATTACATCAATGACACCTTTAAATTCCGCCAAAATCTGCGTTACAGCTACAACAAGCAAGATTACAAATATCTGGTCTTTATGGATTTACTGGCTGATAAGCGCACCATGACCCGCCGTCCGCAAATCGAACGGCAGAACACCGGTGAGTTTGCGGTCGACAACCAGTTACAAGCCGACTTCTGGACTGGACAGTTAAATCACACAGTGCTGACCGGGTTAGATTATAAACGCACCCGTATTGATAGCCTGTTCTATATGGGTAAAGTGCTGCCAGCCTACAATTTGGATTGGGTATCCCCCTCTTATGGCCTGAATATCAAGGACAGTGACCTGTCGCTCAATAGCAGTGATTTAACCAAACTCGATCAGGTCGGGGTTTATTTACAAGACCAAATTGAGCTGGATAAGTGGAATTTCTTGTTGTCCGGGCGCTATGACTGGTCGCAGTTAAAAATCATGAACCGTAAAAGTGTCACGCAAGATCAGCAAGACTCCCACGCCTTTACTGGACGGGCTGGCGTGTTGTATGCCTTTGATTCCGGTATCTCGCCCTATGTCAGCTACAGCACCTCATTTGAACCCAACACCGCTAAAGGCGCGCCGGGAACCGGGGCATTGGATCCAAAAACGGCACGTCAGGTTGAGCTAGGGTTGAAATATCAGCCTCCGGGCAGCAGCACCCTGCTGACCACCGCTTTGTATGATTTGCGGCAGAAGAATATCAGCGAATACGACTCAGCACTGGCCTACAGCGTGCCAATTGGTGAAATCCAATCGCAGGGGATAGAAACCCAGTTAAACAGTGAAATTAACGACAATATCAACCTGATCGCCGCTTATACCTACACGAAAGGCAAAGTACGTGAAACCAAGAACGCCGCTGAATTAGGCAAAATGCCATCACGGACACCCAATCATTCTGCCTCACTGTGGGGAATGTATAGCTTTGATAAAGGTGTGGTCGATGGCTTATCTACCGGCGTCGGCGTGCGGTATATCGGCACCAGTTGGGGCGATGGAAAAAACAGCTTTAAAGTCCCGGCGGTAACACTATATGACTGGATGATGCGCTATGAACTGGGGCAAGCACTGCCCGCCATGAAAGGCACCAGTTTGCAGGTTAACGTCAACAACGTGTTCAACAAAGAATATGTGGCCAGTTGCGCACAAATGGCCGCCTGCTTCTATGGCAGTGGCCGTATAGCGACCGCAACAGTCAGTTATTCCTGGTAA
- the fes gene encoding enterochelin esterase: MSTTNEHFDSQRLLADPLVGSESWWQQIAQWGTPLVEPVAAGKVKLTFLWREPPVKAGGTAYSRVYIDVNGVTDHHSPNPETLQRLGQSNVWYWQTEVESDFRGSYSFIPVVEEHCLNLPEGTSQERRQAQRNWWLSLMDLAENDPFNPTAPHYSYRGKPLSAVHLADALPQTAWQPIDAGQKLPTDPKRLQRISWNSALLGNSRNVWIYHTLGAEDKTERPLAILLDGQYWAHGQSIFGVLDSETDAGRLPASVYVLIDIIDQPHRAVELPCNQDFWQALQTELLPQVALLQPFTDKASRTLVAGQSFGGLASLYAGLHWPQRFGCVLSQSGSFWWPDVDNFKALTAGTAERQGWLTEQVYQGVGADHPLDIFMEAGRREDVIYQVNEAMSEALRQAGHRLHYRVYSGGHDALCWRGGLIDGLHCLLGSSDSK, translated from the coding sequence GTGAGCACGACAAATGAACATTTTGATAGCCAGCGTTTGTTAGCCGACCCTCTGGTTGGTAGTGAGTCATGGTGGCAGCAGATTGCGCAGTGGGGGACACCGCTGGTGGAGCCAGTCGCTGCGGGTAAAGTGAAGCTAACGTTTCTCTGGCGAGAGCCGCCAGTCAAGGCGGGAGGCACTGCCTATAGCCGCGTCTATATTGATGTTAACGGCGTGACAGATCACCACAGTCCCAACCCGGAAACGCTACAGCGCTTGGGCCAGAGCAATGTTTGGTATTGGCAGACAGAAGTGGAATCTGATTTCCGGGGCAGCTACAGCTTTATTCCTGTTGTTGAAGAACACTGTTTGAATTTACCGGAGGGGACATCACAAGAGCGCCGTCAAGCGCAGCGCAATTGGTGGCTCTCATTGATGGATCTCGCTGAAAACGATCCGTTTAACCCTACCGCTCCCCATTACAGCTATCGCGGGAAACCACTTTCGGCGGTGCATTTAGCCGATGCTTTGCCCCAGACGGCCTGGCAGCCCATTGATGCGGGCCAAAAACTCCCAACGGACCCAAAACGGCTGCAACGGATTAGCTGGAATAGTGCGTTGCTCGGTAACAGCCGCAACGTGTGGATTTACCACACACTCGGTGCCGAAGATAAGACTGAGCGGCCGCTGGCTATCTTACTCGATGGTCAATATTGGGCGCATGGACAATCGATATTTGGCGTGCTGGACAGCGAAACTGACGCCGGGCGTCTGCCTGCCAGTGTGTATGTCTTAATCGACATCATCGACCAACCTCATCGCGCAGTGGAATTGCCCTGTAATCAGGATTTCTGGCAAGCGCTGCAAACGGAATTACTGCCACAAGTGGCCTTGCTGCAACCTTTCACTGATAAAGCCTCTCGCACCCTGGTCGCCGGACAGAGTTTTGGCGGGTTAGCTTCGCTGTATGCCGGATTACATTGGCCGCAGCGTTTTGGTTGTGTGCTGAGTCAGTCAGGTTCCTTTTGGTGGCCAGACGTCGACAATTTCAAAGCACTGACTGCCGGGACTGCCGAGCGGCAGGGCTGGCTGACAGAACAGGTTTATCAAGGTGTGGGCGCTGACCATCCATTAGATATCTTTATGGAAGCGGGCCGTCGCGAAGATGTGATTTATCAAGTCAATGAGGCCATGAGTGAAGCACTGCGACAGGCCGGGCATCGGCTGCATTATCGAGTGTATTCAGGGGGCCACGACGCCTTGTGCTGGCGCGGCGGCTTGATTGATGGATTGCACTGTTTATTAGGTTCCTCTGATTCAAAATAA
- a CDS encoding MbtH family protein yields MNIYAMNNETETPTNPFDNEDLPFFVLINEQQQYSLWPQITAIPAGWEIVHGLQSRADCVKYLEANWVDMRPASLIRAEAGLQ; encoded by the coding sequence ATGAACATTTATGCCATGAACAATGAAACAGAAACACCCACCAACCCGTTTGATAATGAAGATCTGCCTTTTTTTGTGCTGATCAATGAGCAACAGCAATACAGCCTGTGGCCCCAAATTACGGCGATCCCGGCAGGGTGGGAGATTGTTCATGGCCTGCAAAGCCGGGCCGATTGTGTGAAATATCTTGAGGCTAACTGGGTCGATATGCGCCCGGCCAGTTTGATTCGGGCAGAGGCTGGCCTGCAATAA